A single Venturia canescens isolate UGA chromosome 1, ASM1945775v1, whole genome shotgun sequence DNA region contains:
- the Dhpr gene encoding dihydropteridine reductase codes for MSNLFIYRTMATVAGRVFVYGGKGALGSVCVSHFKSKNWWVGSIDMKANEQADANVVVNSEHSWKEQETYILNQVKDILKEDKLDGIICVAGGWAGGNAASKDFLSNADLMWKQSVWSSVIAASLAAANLKNGGFLSLTGAKAALEGTPGMMGYGMAKAAVHQLTKSLAAKDSGLPADSLVASILPVTLDTPMNRKWMPKADTSSWTPLEFVAELFWKWSQNEDRPANGSLLQLVTTDNKTEVIPA; via the exons ATGTCAAATCTCTTCATTTATCGAACTATGGCTACCGTTGCAGGACGTGTTTTCGTTTATGGAGGGAAAGGAGCTCTTGGCTCTGTTTGTGTTTCTCATTTTAAGTCGAAAAATTGG TGGGTAGGATCTATTGACATGAAAGCAAACGAGCAAGCAGACGCAAATGTGGTGGTGAATTCAGAGCACAGCTGGAAAGAGCAG GAAACCTACATTCTCAATCAAGTGAAGGACATTCTGAAAGAAGATAAACTGGATGGAATAATATGTGTGGCTGGTGGTTGGGCCGGCGGAAATGCGGCCAGCAAAGATTTTCTGAGCAATGCTGACCTAATGTGGAAACAGAGTGTTTGGAGTTCAGTAATTGCCGCAAGTTTGGCTGCTGCCAATCTCAAAAATGGTGGCTTTCTCTCATTGACCGGTGCTAAGGCTGCCCTCGAAGGAACACCAGGAATGATGGGCTATGGAATGGCTAAAGCAGCCGTTCACCAACTCACAAAATCTCTCGCTGCTAAAGACAGTGGCCTTCCAGCTGATTCTCTTGTTGCTTCAATCTTACCAGTAACATTGGACACTCCCATGAACAGGAAATGGATGCCAAAAGCTGATACTTCCTCCTGGACGCCCCTTGAATTTGTTGCAGA ATTATTCTGGAAATGGTCACAGAACGAAGATCGTCCTGCAAACGGAAGTCTTTTGCAACTCGTAACAACGGACAATAAAACAGAAGTCATTCCAGCCTAA